The Podospora pseudopauciseta strain CBS 411.78 chromosome 2 map unlocalized CBS411.78m_2, whole genome shotgun sequence genome has a window encoding:
- the ade5 gene encoding Bifunctional purine biosynthetic protein ADE5,7 (EggNog:ENOG503P2A1; BUSCO:EOG09264G7L; COG:G): MSDPCKILVFASGNGSNFQALIDAVSSGAIPNSKIIRLIVNKSKAYATTRADNAGIPWEYFNLISHGFRQKGETDPAKLQESRDKYDAALAEKVLKGDYKPDLVILAGWMYVFGKAFLDPLEAEGIKIINLHPALPGKYDGTNAIGRAFEDFKAGKLEDNKTGIMVHYVIAQVDRGAPILVKEIECREGEELEQLEQRIHSHEHELIVEAAAKVAGEILDKKNKTQ; this comes from the exons aTGTCAGACCCCTGCAAAATCCTCGTCTTCGCCTCAGGCAACGGCTCCAACTTCCAAGCCCTCATCGACGCCGTCTCCTCGGGCGCCATCCCCAACTCCAAGATCATCCGCCTCATCGTAAACAAGAGCAAAGCCTACGCCACCACCCGCGCTGACAACGCCGGCATCCCCTGGGAGTACTTCAACCTCATCTCCCACGGCTTCCGCCAAAAGGGCGAGACCGACCCGGCCAAGCTCCAGGAGTCAAGAGACAAGTACGATGCCGCCCTTGCGGAGAAGGTGCTCAAGGGGGATTACAAGCCCGACCTAGTGATTTTGGCCGGGTGGATGTATGTCTTTGGAAAGGCTTTCTTGGATCCGCTTGAGGCGGAGGGGATCAAGATTATTAACTTGCATCCTGCGCTGCCAG GCAAGTATGATGGCACCAATGCTATTGGGCGGGCGTTTGAGGACTTTAAGGCCGGCAAATTGGAGGACAACAAGACGGGTATCATGGTGCATTATGTCATTGCCCAAGTTGACAGGGGGGCTCCGATTCTGGTGAAGGAGATTGAGTGccgcgagggcgaggagttgGAGCAGCTGGAGCAGAGGATACATTCTCACGAGCATGAGCTGATCGTTGAGGCGGCTGCCAAGGTGGCAGGTGAGATCctggacaagaagaacaagacaCAATAA
- a CDS encoding uncharacterized protein (EggNog:ENOG503NYQF; CAZy:GH64; COG:E): protein MPNSLKVSLVNNAPPGTTVYAYITGLAIQHSSRRVFVKQDSSLYFPSNPSQILQPLEEDCAIVLGSQSSVVTIPQIAGGRIWYSYDTPLTFLRNQGGPGGGAALVEPSVLNPTDPNNQVNFGFCEFTLDPAQLFANISYVDFVSGIPAGLTLKERGGKVQHVSGMAEDGLERVCQGLREQTKKDGWPWERLIVMKKGGGGQVLRVLSPTHAGAAGVKFDGFFEPLVERAWRKYAQGVEGGHTNGHKEEVKAEKDGKRNRLSALFMGFKNKGQSQSQQSHGAETGCEMHVDTQTPMGVLSGCIPKGKNELIIGGEAFSKPTTADILGCNSGPFTTGPSPKRNAIIPRLAAAFQRSCIADIMEHPSPPETFYCCEPTNHYCRIVHECNLDGKGYAFAYDDVQPDGGADQSGKVNAGDPEEFIVLIGGRGAYAGDRMP, encoded by the coding sequence ATGCCCAATTCACTCAAAGTCTCACTCGTTAACAACGCCCCCCCGGGCACTACCGTCTACGCTTACATCACCGGCCTCGCGATCCAACACTCCTCGCGCCGTGTTTTTGTCAAGCAGGACAGCTCCCTTTACTTCCCTTCTAATCCCAGCCAGATTCTGCAGCCTCTTGAAGAAGACTGCGCCATTGTTCTCGGCAGCCAGTCGAGTGTGGTGACGATCCCTCAAATAGCGGGCGGTAGAATCTGGTACAGCTATGACACGCCGTTGACCTTCTTGCGCAACCAAGGCGGGCCTGGCGGTGGAGCGGCGCTTGTTGAGCCCTCTGTTTTGAACCCGACTGATCCGAATAACCAAGTCAACTTTGGGTTCTGTGAGTTCACGCTTGATCCAGCGCAGCTGTTTGCCAATATCAGTTATGTGGATTTTGTGAGTGGGATTCCGGCTGGGTTGACGCTCAaggagaggggtgggaaggTGCAGCATGTCAGTGGGATGGCAGAGGATGGGTTGGAGAGAGTTTGtcaggggttgagggagcaGACGAAGAAGGATGGGTGGCCTTGGGAGAGGCTGATTGTTATGAAgaagggaggtggtggtcaagTGCTGAGGGTGCTGAGTCCGACTCATGCTGGGGCTGCGGGGGTGAAATTCGACGGGTTTTTTGAGCCGTTGGTGGAAAGAGCTTGGAGGAAGTATGCtcagggggtggaggggggccATACAAATGGGCataaggaggaggtcaaggctgAGAAAGATGGGAAGCGGAATAGGCTGTCGGCTCTATTCATGGGGTTCAAAAATAAGGGTCAGAGTCAAAGTCAGCAAAGCCATGGGGCCGAAACAGGGTGTGAGATGCACGTCGACACGCAAACGCCAATGGGGGTTTTGAGTGGGTGCATTCCAAAGGGCAAGAACGAGCTCATCATAGGAGGAGAGGCGTTTTCGAAGCCTACCACGGCAGATATTCTGGGTTGCAACAGTGGGCCGTTTACCACGggcccatcaccaaaacgAAACGCCATTATTCCAAGACTTGCGGCTGCGTTCCAGAGGAGCTGTATTGCGGATATCATGGAGCACCCTTCTCCGCCGGAGACGTTTTACTGCTGCGAGCCTACGAACCATTATTGCCGAATTGTACACGAGTGTAATCTTGATGGCAAAGGATATGCGTTCGCATATGACGATGTTCAGCCGGATGGGGGGGCCGACCAGAGCGGGAAGGTCAACGCAGGAGATCCGGAGGAGTTTATTGTTTTGATCGGCGGGCGTGGGGCATATGCGGGAGATAGGATGCCATGA
- a CDS encoding uncharacterized protein (COG:S; EggNog:ENOG503P2C4), which translates to MGAINPQEDSYLAQVPVELLLRITRWIRTSDLANVRLSCKCLERNLFNFFAHEFFRKRQFMVSVQSLQTLVSISKHSTLAPFLKHVIICTDRVGNSWEANKLPAEKHRIWLRAKAEQNNMFTTGLLRDMLAEAFAALPHLETVDLRDFNSETRNRDNGSWRSYGAVTLEKSIGLRLQTGVDNGQLMSDTYPTRVFTAIISALGASGAQPNTIEVNLRDKNWGLHDSAFAIPPPLEPKLAPILANLKTLHLCFCIKDHFFMIHDFLTMARNVTWLRLNFNHQSSPHDRTELGPVLFKWLEQPESDTPLTDIDRKPVSFPNLERLDIGWISVAPQPLLTLITKFSPTLKHLCLRRVSLCHSERDSQTETNPWVAFFNSLKKVRGIKLRVLELSDIYHGKPKIAHWQDLITFEADQDGAKKPLWARKNWRGTTDRVSLAEMIKSVNNSMVCPWEHRYSGSDVDMDGDSEDDEDDFSEDDGHDEMDELEE; encoded by the exons ATGGGTGCCATTAATCCTCAAGAGGACTCCTATCTTGCGCAGGTCCCTGTCGAGTTGCTCTTGCGCATCACTCGCTGGATCAGGACCAGTGACCTCGCCAACGTCCGATTGAGTTGCAAGTGTCTCGAGAGGAACCTCTTCAATTTCTTTGCACATGAGTTTTTCCGCAAGAGACAGTTCATGGTCTCTGTCCAAAGCTTGCAGACCCTCGTATCTATCTCCAAGCACAGCACACTTGCTCCCTTTCTCAAGCA TGTCATCATTTGCACGGATCGGGTTGGAAACAGCTGGGAAGCAAACAAACTCCCAGCTGAGAAGCATCGCATTTGGCTACGCGCAAAGGCGGAGCAAAATAATATGTTCACTACGGGCCTACTGCGAGACATGCTTGCTGAAGCTTTTGCGGCGCTCCCACATCTCGAAACCGTTGACTTAAGGGACTTCAATTCCGAGACTCGGAATCGAGACAACGGATCTTGGCGGAGTTACGGTGCAGTAACCTTGGAAAAGTCAATAGGCCTGAGGCTGCAGACCGGCGTAGACAACGGGCAACTGATGTCAGACACATACCCCACAAGAGTTTTTACCGCCATTATCTCTGCACTTGGAGCTTCTGGTGCTCAGCCTAATACTATCGAGGTCAACCTAAGGGACAAAAATTGGGGCCTCCATGACAGCGCCTTTGCCATACCTCCGCCCTTGGAACCAAAGCTGGCgcccatcctcgccaacctcaagACTCTTCATCTATGTTTCTGCATCAAGGACCATTTTTTCATGATCCACGACTTTTTAACCATGGCAAGAAACGTCACATGGCTCCGACTCAACTTCAATCATCAATCATCACCGCATGATCGGACAGAGCTGGGGCCCGTGTTGTTCAAATGGCTTGAGCAGCCAGAATCAGACACTCCTCTCACTGATATCGACAGAAAGCCGGTCTCCTTCCCGAATCTAGAAAGACTTGACATCGGATGGATAAGCGTggcccctcaacccctcctcacGCTTATCACCAAATTCAGCCCAACACTCAAACACCTCTGCCTGCGGCGTGTGTCCCTTTGCCACTCAGAGCGTGACTCACAAACCGAGACGAATCCGTGGGTCGCCTTTTTCAACAGCTTGAAGAAAGTTCGAGGGATTAAGCTAAGGGTGCTGGAGCTGAGTGACATCTATCATGGGAAACCGAAAATTGCGCACTGGCAAGATCTCATCACATTCGAGGCTGATCAGGATGGTGCCAAGAAACCCCTATGGGCCCGCAAGAACTGGAGAGGAACAACAGACCGAGTGAGTCTCGCGGAGATGATCAAATCTGTCAACAACAGCATGGTTTGCCCTTGGGAACATCGATACAGCGGTTCGGACGTGGATATGGATGGTGACTcggaagacgatgaggatgatttCTCGGAAGACGATGGGCatgatgagatggatgagTTGGAGGAGTAG
- a CDS encoding uncharacterized protein (COG:S; EggNog:ENOG503P7R1) codes for MSSPPQPCTGFQCPGGCTNQDCPSTWYPYTIQEYTAMFLSYYKFLTTLHYSPSDLKIPPPQGWPNLTREAGMPRYYKTDFAVEVMRHLPYLGGNHHYEYKSIMIDYSTLNPRTSVWFQPNGLGNYPKDDWWEHAWPYDLPAGQKPPRGDSLIPLTVGWDSGGIVLILDVQRGKIIEEELRCDNKMYDAQEYFDMMTSKFRNLERVPCDGRILGEFGEMKEREEPVTEEEFLGQDPNEGWGTDLDKAYIKQLYREHGWPDNFLREECFWVVNDLMEMAMETRDDEWEAWDENDFVRARR; via the coding sequence atgtcttcaccaccccaaccttGCACCGGCTTCCAATGTCCAGGCGGCTGCACCAACCAAGACTGCCCCTCAACATGGTACCCCTACACGATCCAAGAATACACCGCCATGTTCCTCTCTTACTACAAATTCCTCACAACCCTCCACTACTCTCCGTCAGACCTCAAGattccaccccctcaaggCTGGCCTAATCTCACCCGTGAAGCCGGCATGCCGAGATATTACAAGACTGATTTCGCCGTCGAAGTCATGAGACACCTCCCCTACCTCGGGGGCAATCATCACTACGAGTACAAGTCCATCATGATAGACTACAGCACCTTAAACCCCAGAACATCCGTGTGGTTCCAACCAAACGGCCTGGGAAATTACCCCAAGGATGACTGGTGGGAACATGCGTGGCCCTACGATCTTCCTGCGGGCCAAAAACCGCCGCGAGGAGACTCCCTCATCCCTTTGACCGTCGGATGGGATAGTGGCGGCATTGTTTTGATCCTGGACGTTCAAAGAGGGAAAATCATCGAAGAGGAGTTGAGATGCGACAATAAGATGTATGATGCACAAGAGTACTTCGACATGATGACATCCAAGTTCAGGAACCTCGAGCGGGTCCCTTGCGACGGGAGGATATTGGGGGAGTTTGGTGAAatgaaagagagagaagagccAGTGACAGAGGAAGAGTTTTTGGGACAGGATCCTAACGAGGGGTGGGGGACAGACCTTGATAAGGCTTATATCAAGCAGCTCTATCGCGAGCATGGGTGGCCAGACAATTTCCTCAGGGAAGAGTGCTTCTGGGTCGTGAATGATTTGATGGAGATGGCCATGGAGACAAGAGACGACGAATGGGAGGCATGGGATGAAAATGACTTCGTGCGTGCGCGACGATAA